The proteins below are encoded in one region of Sminthopsis crassicaudata isolate SCR6 chromosome 1, ASM4859323v1, whole genome shotgun sequence:
- the TXNL4A gene encoding thioredoxin-like protein 4A isoform X2, whose amino-acid sequence MFGYHDSFKVKNFAVIYLVDITEVPDFNKMYELYDPCTVMFFFRNKHIMIDLGTGNNNKINWAMEDKQEMIDIIETVYRGARKGRGLVVSPKDYSTKYRY is encoded by the exons ATGTTTGGATATCACGACAGTTTTAAA gTAAAAAATTTTGCAGTTATATATCTTGTGGACATTACAGAAGTACCAGACTTCAATAAAATGTATGAGTTGTATGATCCCTGTACTGTCATGTTTTTCTTcag gaACAAGCACATTATGATTGATTTGGGTACAGgtaacaacaacaagattaacTGGGCGATGGAAGACAAGCAAGAAATGATTGACATAATAGAAACAGTATATAGAGGTGCTCGTAAAGGTAGAGGTCTCGTGGTTTCTCCAAAGGACTATTCCACCAAATACAGATACTGA
- the TXNL4A gene encoding thioredoxin-like protein 4A isoform X1 translates to MSYMLPHLHNGWQVDQAILSEEDRVVVIRFGHDWDPTCMKMDEVLYSIAEKVKNFAVIYLVDITEVPDFNKMYELYDPCTVMFFFRNKHIMIDLGTGNNNKINWAMEDKQEMIDIIETVYRGARKGRGLVVSPKDYSTKYRY, encoded by the exons ATGTCGTACATGCTTCCACATTTGCACAATGGTTGGCAGGTAGATCAAGCGATTCTTTCAGAAGAGGACCGAGTGGTGGTTATTAGGTTCGGACATGATTGGGATCCCACCTGTATGAAAATGGATGAAGTTTTATATAGTATTGCAGAAAAG gTAAAAAATTTTGCAGTTATATATCTTGTGGACATTACAGAAGTACCAGACTTCAATAAAATGTATGAGTTGTATGATCCCTGTACTGTCATGTTTTTCTTcag gaACAAGCACATTATGATTGATTTGGGTACAGgtaacaacaacaagattaacTGGGCGATGGAAGACAAGCAAGAAATGATTGACATAATAGAAACAGTATATAGAGGTGCTCGTAAAGGTAGAGGTCTCGTGGTTTCTCCAAAGGACTATTCCACCAAATACAGATACTGA
- the TXNL4A gene encoding thioredoxin-like protein 4A isoform X3, translated as MKKWRPREVKNFAVIYLVDITEVPDFNKMYELYDPCTVMFFFRNKHIMIDLGTGNNNKINWAMEDKQEMIDIIETVYRGARKGRGLVVSPKDYSTKYRY; from the exons atgaaaaaatggagacccagagag gTAAAAAATTTTGCAGTTATATATCTTGTGGACATTACAGAAGTACCAGACTTCAATAAAATGTATGAGTTGTATGATCCCTGTACTGTCATGTTTTTCTTcag gaACAAGCACATTATGATTGATTTGGGTACAGgtaacaacaacaagattaacTGGGCGATGGAAGACAAGCAAGAAATGATTGACATAATAGAAACAGTATATAGAGGTGCTCGTAAAGGTAGAGGTCTCGTGGTTTCTCCAAAGGACTATTCCACCAAATACAGATACTGA